In Oryza sativa Japonica Group chromosome 3, ASM3414082v1, one DNA window encodes the following:
- the LOC4333350 gene encoding mediator of RNA polymerase II transcription subunit 15: MDPAAAAAAGGGAGPKSDAAPSAPALHGLPVEMTTGEMEAAIAALPAKKEALREAFDVLAACSPFPLPFAWGDLDSYISSLQSSIDRRFGQLRVLEAARPALAGPAAASTSDGEKGGKQEEDSDEEEKEEEEEEVEEEEVEEEEEIEEEEVEEEIEEEEEEIEEEEEEVREEVQEAGEEVDEEQQGANEEMQKSKEDADESSKSAIPVQKQEEDEAEKEIIEAKDEEQHGDKLASQEHDIGENGDVDAQGVQQVADGETMEAKSEEQNEAKVTSMEHDIEEGDEKASREQGNRALPSCSDHLRGVCAGMDVRGLLKLVCKNQSICLWHEYPVVMRHAPDAAALVLQVVQGFLLSKKMKTTKVWGNCVGLIRCLPAVNASLSSDTMKQAKQLAKDWKEMIDSTGSSRDVLNLSSWGLLYFLISYNIVSEFSVDEIFCIFGTLSRKQQKKNCIELCKGLGLVNRITDLIDYLIGNGQQLEALLLTQAFNLIDKYTPLSLLKGYVERAKQNALDIINMNSPRKSLSPLITKEVDSLMVAQNIVQQQITDFNVRSGMLAEMKKLLDQYATKRSSGDACSASTSNSEQQQQQQQKHTNKKRKREQLEQQQHRGQEIQQQKQQIKPQGKKGQQQTKPEQKKQQQLNTNKPQEQQQQQQQKQQIKPQEKMGKEQTKPEEQQQQQKTNRPQEQQHKKPQKKQQQQQQQQQSKPQEKRPRPCTTKLPTPSIPASISPMVPHIVQVDSVGHSPYAAMPISHTYAAQLGWPGNQSAAFAQNVGVSQFMGMFNPQQPNYPFYRHPPFYPR; this comes from the exons AtggaccccgccgccgctgccgccgccggcggcggcgccggtccAAAATCTGATGCGGCCCCTTCCGCACCGGCGCTGCACGGCCTGCCGGTGGAGATGACGACGGGGGAGATGgaggccgccatcgccgccctccccgcgaAGAAGGAGGCGCTGCGCGAGGCCTTCGACGTCCTCGCCGCCTGCTCGCCCTTCCCGCTCCCCTTCGCCTGGGGCGACCTCGACTCCTACATCTCCTCGCTCCAGTCGTCGATCGACCGGCGGTTCGGCCAGCTCCGGGTCCTCGAGGCGGCCCGCCCCGCGCTTGCaggtcccgccgccgcctccacaagCGACGGCGAGAAGGGCGGGAAGCAGGAAGAGGacagcgacgaggaggagaaagaggaggaggaggaagaggttgaggaggaagaagttgaggaagaggaggagattgaggaggaagaggtcgaggaggagattgaggaggaagaagaggagattgaggaggaggaagaggaagtcaGAGAAGAGGTTCAGGAGGCCGGggaggaggtcgacgaggaGCAGCAGGGAGCCAACGAGGAGATGCAGAAGTCCAAAGAAGATGCTGATGAGTCTTCCAAGAGTGCGATTCCAGTGCAGAAACAGGAAGAGGATGAGGCAGAGAAGGAGATAATTGAGGCCAAAGATGAGGAGCAACATGGGGACAAGCTGGCCTCTCAAGAACACGACATTGGGGAGAATGGGGATGTGGATGCCCAAGGGGTTCAGCAGGTGGCTGACGGTGAGACAATGGAGGCCAAATCGGAGGAGCAAAATGAGGCTAAGGTGACATCTATGGAGCATGACATCGAGGAGGGCGACGAGAAAGCGTCTCGAGAACAAGGCAATCGAGCTCTTCCAAGTTGCAGCGATCATCTTAGGGGAGTGTGTGCTGGCATGGACGTCAGGGGGCTGTTGAAATTGGTGTGTAAGAACCAGAGCATTTGCCTCTGGCATGAGTACCCCGTGGTGATGCGCCATGCCCCAGATGCTGCTGCCCTTGTCCTCCAAGTCGTCCAGGGTTTCCTTCTCAGCAAGAAGATGAAGACCACCAAGGTTTGGGGTAACTGTGTTGGGCTGATTCGGTGCTTACCTGCAGTGAATGCCTCGCTGTCCTCAGACACAATGAAGCAGGCCAAGCAGCTGGCGAAGGATTGGAAGGAGATGATTGACAGCACTGGAAGCAGCAGGGACGTTTTGAACCTGTCCTCCTGGGGCCTCCtgtattttctcatttcttacAACATTGTATCGGAGTTTTCTGTTGATGAGATCTTCTGTATCTTTGGTACTCTTTCACGCAAACAACAGAAAAAGAACTGCATCGAACTCTGCAAAGGTCTTGGGCTTGTCAATAGGATCACTG ACTTAATTGATTATTTGATTGGAAATGGTCAACAACTCGAAGCCTTACTGTTAACACAAGCTTTTAATTTGATAGACAAATATACTCCACTTTCTCTTCTGAAGGGATATGTTGAAAGGGCAAAACAGAATGCTCTGGATATAATTAATATGAATTCTCCACGCAAGTCTCTG AGTCCACTTATAACGAAGGAGGTGGATAGTCTAATGGTTGCACAGAACATAGTTCAACAGCAGATCACTGATTTCAACGTGCGCAGTGGTATGCTGGCAGAAATGAAGAAATTATTAGATCAATATGCAACGAAGCGAAGTTCAGGGGATGCTTGTTCTGCCTCAACTTCAAAttcagagcagcagcagcagcagcagcaaaagcaTACAAACAAGAAGCGCAAGAGAGAGCAGCTCGAGCAGCAACAGCACAGGGGACAAGAGATCCAGCAGCAGAAGCAACAGATTAAACCACAAGGGAAGAAGGGGCAGCAGCAAACTAAGCCAGAACAGAAGAAGCAACAACAGCTAAACACAAATAAGCCTCAAgagcaacaacaacagcagcagcagaagcaacaAATTAAGCCGCAAGAGAAGATGGGGAAGGAGCAAACTAAGCCagaagagcagcagcagcaacaaaagACAAATAGGCCTCAAGAACAACAGCATAAGAAGCCACagaaaaaacagcagcagcaacaacaacaacagcaaaGTAAGCCACAAGAGAAACGCCCAAGGCCATGCACCACCAAGCTGCCAACACCATCTATCCCTGCTTCCATATCACCTATGGTTCCGCATATTGTGCAGGTTGATTCTGTTGGGCATTCACCATATGCTGCAATGCCTATATCTCACACTTATGCTGCCCAACTAGGTTGGCCTGGAAATCAGAGCGCTGCATTTGCACAAAATGTTGGAGTTTCTCAATTTATGGGTATGTTTAATCCCCAACAGCCTAATTATCCCTTCTACCGTCATCCACCGTTCTATCCCAGGTAG